The following nucleotide sequence is from Myxococcus guangdongensis.
TACGCTTGCGTAAGCGTTGACCCTACTGAGGGCGACCGCCTAGAGAGCGAGGAAGAATCGTGACTGCTGCACGAAAGGTGGGAGCTGTGGCGCAAGTACCCGACAGAGAAGCCCCCAAAGAGTCGATGGCCGTCAGGGTCGAGCCCGAACTCAAGGCGAAGCTCGAGCAGGCCCACGAGATCGAGCGGAATGGGCCACCACCCCGGCCAACCCTGAAGGTTGGCCGGACTCACGAGTACGCTCTTGGCCTCGGTCTTGACCTCTACTTCGCCTTCGACTCCCTCGGAGCCAAGAGGATGACCGAGTTCATGAAGTGGCACGGCGGAGAGCGCCAAGATGCGCTGACGGACCTGCTGCGCCGTGGCCTTGAGTCGGTCGAGCGCGAGATGGGGACGCCGGGGAAGCCTGGAAAGAAGTGAGGAGCAGCACCCGAAGCGGACTACCGTCCTGTCATTGCCGCAGACCGAGCAGGCACCCGTGGAGAACAGCATGCGAGCAGGCGTGAATAGTCGGCCCGATGGTACGTCGGAGCCGGCGCGCGCAGGTGGGCGAGTGGAGAAGAGAAGTCCGCGCGAACAGTCCGACCGGCCGACGGACCGGGTTGGGCCGTACCATCTTGGTCGGTGTATCGAGAGAGGCACGCAGCACGGCGACCTGTACCTCGCTCGTCACGTGAAGTCGGGAGAGGCGGCCTATTTGGCGCGTCCGATACTTGAGGAGGCGATGCTCCTCCCCACCACGCCGCTTGAGGTGGTGGACCAGTTCCCGAGTGCGACGGTTGAGGTGGCGTTCCAGTGCTCGGACTCTCCCGCCTACCGGGCCATGGTGGTACGTCCAGCTCGCGGCGCGTTACCGGCTCGGCTCAATGAGGAGCTGACCGCTGTGAGCGAAGAGCTACCGAAGATGATGGAGCACGCGATGTCGCGTGCTGATGTGAGGGAGCACCTGCTCTCTCCCCGGGTCACGGCTGCGCAGCGATGGAAGGGCCGTATTCGGAGGCAAGCTGCTCAGGCCCGAAGAGTCGCAGTGCTGCGATGGAAGGATGCTGCCCTTGTGGTGGCCGTCGCCGGGTTCCTTGGGGTGCTCCTTCAGCGCTCGCCCAGGGCAGAGCCTGAGTCTGTGCCCATGGCGGCTCCCAGTGGGCAGCAGGAACTCGCGACCAGTCTTGCGGAGGCCGCAATCGAGGAACTCGTTCCTGCCGTGCCGTTCTTCGAGAACGCAGGGGCTATTGCCCGAGACATGCCCGGTGCGGCGTTCGAGGGGCAGAAGAAGCCTCCGTGCACCGGCGAGCACGAAGAGCTCGTTGGCGGGTGTTGGGTCGCCATCAAGAAGGCTCCTCCGTGTGGCGACAGCTACTACGAGAAGGGCGACACCTGTTACGCGCCTGTCTGGGTCGTCAAGGTCGACGGGAAGAAGAAGCCTCCTGCTCCTGCTCCGTGAGGCCTTGATATTCTCTCGCTGTACCGGTACTGACTGACTTGTAGTTTCCGCAGTCCCCGCTGTGCTCTGAGCGGCGGGTCTACTTCATAGTCTTCTTCAAGATGCGCCGGCTGGTCGTCATGGGCTCGCCGTCGCTAGGGCCCTGCAAACGCGTGATGGCGTGCGGGTGTGTCCGCGGGTTCTCGCTGGTGCCTCAGAGCCACCAGCGCGACCCGTCTTTGGAGGCGCCATGGAGTCGGGTCTCGCCACGTTGAAGTCGCTCCTGCTCCTGGATGCTGTGCTCCTCGCAGCACTCGTTGTGCCTCCTCTCCAGTGGACTGTGGGTCCGCCGAACGAGCCCCTTCGGACTTCGTGCCGGACTGCTGGCCGCACCCTCGTCGCATGTTGGTCCTGCCGCGTAGGACCTACTTCGTGGTTGCTGCAGCGGACCGCCGGCCCTCCTTGAATTGGCGCGGCAGTTGCTTCGTGTACGTGTAGCTCGGCTCATGTGGTTGAGCGGGAGCTTCTCGGGCACTCTGGTTACCTATTGGGTTGTTGATCAGGGTTCATACCTAATTTTTGTTCAGCGACGCCTGAGCGAGGGAAGTGATGAACGAGTGCAGCACCGTTGGTTCGGAACAGCAGGCGGTTTCCAGTGAGGGAGGTCCGCCGCGGAAGAAGTTCGCCCGGCGCATGCCGGTTCCGCTGGAGGAGTTGCCGAAGGATATGTGGCTGGTCGAGCACGTAGCCAAGGCGTTGGGCCGCTCGGAGTCGTGGGTCTACAAGCGTGTTGCGGAGGGAGTGCTGCCGCACACGAAGCGGACAGGGGGCTTGGTCTTCATCCCGGCCCACGTGATGACCTGGCTCACGGCGGAGGACGACTCGCCGAAGGCGTCACGGCGGACCACTCGCGCCAAGTCCGCGCGTTCGAGGGCGTGACCAGTGGCGTCCGTCCGCAAAATTGGAAAGAAGTGGTACGCGACGTGGAAGTACGCCGATGGGAAGGCGCGGGAGAAGGTAACCCCCGCCAGGACCAAGGCGGAGGCGATGCTCCTCGCGAACGAGAAGGAGTTGAATGCCTGGAAGGACGCCCAGGGCATCACCGCTTCCCCGGTCGAAATCACGCTACAGGAGGCGTACGACACCCAATTCAAGGCCGTCGTCCTTTCGCATGCCAGCGGCGACACCATCAACGGGCGGTGGCAGAACCACATCCTCCCGGAGCTGGGGGCGAAGCTCATCCACATCATCCGGCCGGCGGACATCAGCGTGCTCCTCCGGTCCAAGCTGCGGGACGACGAGGACAACAACGATGACGCTGATGGTGAGGAGGACGAAGAGGGACTCGCTCCTCAGACGGTGAAGGCCATCAGGAGCCATCTCCAGGCCTTCTTCACCTGGGCGAAGAAGGAAGCGCAGATTTTCAGCGGAGAGAATCCAGCTGCGCTCTCGTGGGACCCGGAACTCCCGGAGCCGGAGCCTCGAGTGCTCGACCTGTCCGAGGCGGAGGTCATCGCCCGGCACTCCACGAACCAGGACATCGAGGACTTCATCCTGGTGGGGCTCTACACGGGGATGCGGCGCGGGGAGATTATCGGTTGCCCCAAGAAAAACGTGCACTTGGAGGACCGCACCCTTCTTCTTTCTCGTTCGGGCTCGCGGAAGCGTACGAAGACGAAGCGCATCCGGCAGGTACCCATTCCCCTCGCCCTCGTCCCGGTCCTTGCCCGGCGCCTCGCGGATCCGCAGAGCGAGTGGCTCTTCTGGGGCCGCGACGGGAAGCGGCTCAAGAAGGACTACAAGATCTGCAGCCGGTTCCGCACGGCCATGAAGCGCGCCGGCATCGTGGAGGGCTACAGGTTCACCTGCACCGCGCCGAAGACACGGGCACCTGGGGAGCGGAACGGCCGGGCCAAGCTGACGGCAGACCAAGTGGCCGACCTCCGAAAGCGGGCTGCTGCGGGGACGACCCAGGCCGAGCTCTCTCGGCAGTTCGGCGTGGCGGCCAGAACGGTTGGGATGATTGTCCGCGGAGAACTCTGGGGCAGGGGGACGAACAAGCACGGAGGGTGTGGGTTCTCCGCTCTCCATCCGGACGAGGCGCCTCGGAACTGCCCCACCTGCGCGGCACCTATGAAGGTGGAGGTCGTCCCGGCAGACCACATCTTCAAGGACCTCCGTGCGTCCTATTTGACCCACGTCGTGGAGCGCACCGGAGACGTCAAGGTGACCCGGGACCTCGGTGGCCACACCGGAGAGCGGACCACGATGCGCCACTACCTCGCCCGAAGGATGGCGCACCTCAAGGCCAAGGTGGACGAGGCGTTCGCGGGAATGGGCGCCTCCGACTCCTCTTCCGGTCCGTTTCCGATCGGAAACGGAGAAGAGGTGCCAGTTGCTGTCAGAAGCTGGAGTCAGCCGGCGTACGAAGGAGGAACGGTGCTAGTAACTGCGAATAGTTACGGAAATTGGGCGGGGAGTTACCAAGTCGGAGGTCGACCTTCTAAGTCGGGGGTCGCAGGTTCGAGTCCTGCCTGGGGCGCCATGCTGGCCGGTGTGTCTGTTGTGATTTGGGCCTTGAACTGGCCCGGCTTTCCACGGTAGGGAAGCCCCCGCTTCAAACGCCGTAGCGGTAACGGCGGCCATAGCTCAACTGGTTAGAGCGCTGGACTGTGACTCCAGAGGTTGCCGGTTCGACCCCGGTTGGCCGCCCACCTTTTCCCCCTGTTCGTAGGTTGCGCTCGTAGCTCAACTGGATAGAGCACTGGGCTTCGAACCCAGGGGTTGGGGGTTCAAGTCCCTCCGAGCGCGCTCTCCTCTTCTTCCGCAGGCCCCGGACTCCTTCGTGGAAGTCCCGCGTGGCGCCGCGAAGAAGGCCCCCGCCGGAAGATGTCCGACGGAGGCACGCTTCACTTCATCGCATCCGCCGTGACTCAGGCGTGGGACGCGCCGTTGCTCTTGTCCGCCGTGGACGGGACTCGGCAGCGCAGCTCCGTCTCCGCCTCCAGCGCGAGCAGGTTCTCCCGCATCGCCTTGGCCCAACGCGCGCGGGGTTGCTCCATCAGCTTCTCGTTCGCCAGCTCGATGGTCTCCGTGAGCTCCTCGTCCGAGAGCTCCGAGGCCGTCTTGCCCTTGTACGGGCCGAACGCCACCAACACCGCGCTCGCCTTGGGCGGCGGGGGCGCCGCCTCCACTTCCTTCGGGGGGAGCGGGGCCAGCGGCAGGTCCACGTCCAGCTTCGCGGGGGCCGGCTTCTCCTCCTTCGCGGGCGCGGTGGCCAGCGGGGTGGGGAAGGACGCCTTCACCGGGCCGGTTCTTGCGCCCAGCACCTCGTAGGCGCCGCTCGCGGGGGCGGGCTCGGGGTGGGCCGAGGACGAATCGAAGTCCTCCGCTGGCATCTCCTCCCGGACGTACAGTCCGCCGAAGGCTTCGGGGTACGCCTTGCGCAGGGCCGCCACCCGGGCGCACTTCTCGATCATCGTCGTGGGAATCTTGGCCCACAGCGGCGTCTGCTGGACGTAGCCGCTGAAGTCCAGCCACACCACCACGGGCAGCTTCCCGTCGCGCACCACCCGCGACCAGGCGCCCACCAGCGCGCCCTTGCGCTTGGCCGGGTTGAACCGGTGCACCACTTCTCCCCGGCCCTGGTCCACCACGATGTCGTCCTCGGCGAACACGGCGCTCGCCTGGATGCCCTTGAAGTCCGGGAAGCGCTCCGCGCGCGCGAGCATGCCGGCCTCGGAGGGCTGGAACTCGTACTTCGTCACCCAGTTGGGGCGCTCCCGGTTGCCGATGTTCTGCCTCCGCGCGACGCAGAAGGCTTCCTTGAGCAGTGGATCCAACCCGCTGCGCTTGCACTGCTCGATGAAGAGGGCGAACTCGTCCTCGCTGATGCCCCGGGGGCAGATGGTGCGCCGAATCAACTCCATGCGCTCCCGGCTCCAGCCGCCGAGCGCCGAGCCGGTGTCTTCCACCTTGGGGGGGATGTTGGCTTCCGTCACTGTCGTCTCCTGCATACGTCCTGCGCGAAAAGGGCGGACGACCTCCGTCCGCCCGCCTGTGCCTCGGCGGTTCACGTGCTCAGAGTCCCGAATGGGGGCGCGTGCGAGTCCCGTGCGCCCGAGCACTTCGGACACACGGGTCGCCGTGGCCACGTTCAACAGTGGGCCCGTGGCTCTGTTTCATGCGGGAGGGAGCCATTCCCCGCGCCAGCCCGTCGGGCGGGCGGCGTGGCGTCCCATCCCGGACTGCGCGTCCGCGTGGAGATCGCCGTGCGTGGGGAATGCAGGGGAGACAAAAATACTTTTGACAGCGCGGGCGGCCTTCTGTAATTACCGCCGCCACTTGGACGTCACGCAGCCGACGGGCCA
It contains:
- a CDS encoding helix-turn-helix domain-containing protein; the protein is MWLVEHVAKALGRSESWVYKRVAEGVLPHTKRTGGLVFIPAHVMTWLTAEDDSPKASRRTTRAKSARSRA
- a CDS encoding tyrosine-type recombinase/integrase — protein: MASVRKIGKKWYATWKYADGKAREKVTPARTKAEAMLLANEKELNAWKDAQGITASPVEITLQEAYDTQFKAVVLSHASGDTINGRWQNHILPELGAKLIHIIRPADISVLLRSKLRDDEDNNDDADGEEDEEGLAPQTVKAIRSHLQAFFTWAKKEAQIFSGENPAALSWDPELPEPEPRVLDLSEAEVIARHSTNQDIEDFILVGLYTGMRRGEIIGCPKKNVHLEDRTLLLSRSGSRKRTKTKRIRQVPIPLALVPVLARRLADPQSEWLFWGRDGKRLKKDYKICSRFRTAMKRAGIVEGYRFTCTAPKTRAPGERNGRAKLTADQVADLRKRAAAGTTQAELSRQFGVAARTVGMIVRGELWGRGTNKHGGCGFSALHPDEAPRNCPTCAAPMKVEVVPADHIFKDLRASYLTHVVERTGDVKVTRDLGGHTGERTTMRHYLARRMAHLKAKVDEAFAGMGASDSSSGPFPIGNGEEVPVAVRSWSQPAYEGGTVLVTANSYGNWAGSYQVGGRPSKSGVAGSSPAWGAMLAGVSVVIWALNWPGFPR
- the bet gene encoding phage recombination protein Bet: MTEANIPPKVEDTGSALGGWSRERMELIRRTICPRGISEDEFALFIEQCKRSGLDPLLKEAFCVARRQNIGNRERPNWVTKYEFQPSEAGMLARAERFPDFKGIQASAVFAEDDIVVDQGRGEVVHRFNPAKRKGALVGAWSRVVRDGKLPVVVWLDFSGYVQQTPLWAKIPTTMIEKCARVAALRKAYPEAFGGLYVREEMPAEDFDSSSAHPEPAPASGAYEVLGARTGPVKASFPTPLATAPAKEEKPAPAKLDVDLPLAPLPPKEVEAAPPPPKASAVLVAFGPYKGKTASELSDEELTETIELANEKLMEQPRARWAKAMRENLLALEAETELRCRVPSTADKSNGASHA